Proteins found in one Streptococcus mitis genomic segment:
- a CDS encoding CynX/NimT family MFS transporter yields MKKQSLFFVPGIILIGVSLRTPFTVLPIILGDISQGLGVEVSSLGVLTSLPLLMFTLFSLFSTRLAQKIGLEHLFTYSLFFLTIGSLIRLINLPLLYLGTLMVGASIAVINVLLPSLIQANQPKKIGFLTTLYVTSMGIATALASYLAVPITQASSWKGLIILLTLLCLATFLVWLPNHRYNHRLAPQTKQKSKAKVMHNKQVWAVIVFAGFQSLLFYTAMTWLPTMAIHAGLSSHEAGLLTSIFSLISIPFSMTIPSLTTSLSTRNRQLMLTLVSIAGVIGISMLFFPVSNFFYWLAIHLLIGTATSALFPYLMVNFSLKTSAPEKTAQLSGLSQTGGYILAAFGPTLFGYSFDLFHSWVPAVAALLLVDILMTVALFTVDRADKIL; encoded by the coding sequence ATGAAAAAGCAATCACTCTTTTTTGTTCCAGGTATTATCCTGATTGGTGTTTCCTTGCGGACTCCTTTTACTGTTTTACCCATTATATTGGGAGATATTTCGCAAGGGTTGGGAGTAGAAGTTAGTTCGCTTGGTGTCTTGACTAGCCTTCCTCTCCTCATGTTTACCCTCTTCTCACTCTTTTCTACCCGACTGGCTCAGAAAATCGGCTTGGAGCATCTCTTCACCTACAGCCTTTTCTTCTTGACCATCGGTTCTCTCATTCGACTAATCAATCTGCCCCTGCTCTATCTAGGAACCTTGATGGTTGGTGCAAGTATCGCAGTCATCAATGTTCTGCTTCCTAGTCTCATCCAAGCCAATCAACCAAAGAAAATTGGTTTTCTGACCACCTTATATGTAACCTCTATGGGAATTGCGACGGCTCTGGCCTCCTATCTAGCCGTGCCTATTACACAAGCCAGTTCTTGGAAAGGGCTTATCATCCTCCTCACCCTGCTCTGTCTAGCAACTTTTTTGGTCTGGCTACCTAATCACCGCTATAATCACAGACTGGCTCCACAAACCAAACAAAAAAGCAAAGCAAAGGTCATGCATAATAAACAGGTCTGGGCAGTGATTGTCTTTGCAGGTTTTCAATCCTTGCTCTTTTACACCGCTATGACCTGGCTACCTACCATGGCTATCCATGCAGGCCTATCCAGTCACGAAGCTGGCTTACTGACTTCTATCTTCTCTCTGATTAGCATTCCTTTTTCAATGACCATCCCAAGCCTGACAACCAGCTTGTCTACTCGCAACCGTCAGCTTATGCTCACTTTGGTTTCAATAGCTGGTGTTATCGGCATTTCCATGCTCTTTTTCCCTGTTAGTAATTTCTTTTACTGGCTTGCCATCCATCTTCTCATCGGAACTGCGACCAGCGCCCTCTTCCCTTATCTCATGGTCAACTTTTCACTCAAGACCAGCGCCCCTGAAAAGACTGCCCAATTGTCTGGTTTATCTCAAACAGGAGGCTATATCCTAGCAGCCTTTGGACCAACCCTCTTTGGTTACAGTTTTGACCTTTTCCACTCTTGGGTACCAGCTGTAGCTGCCCTCTTACTCGTCGATATCCTGATGACTGTGGCCCTCTTTACAGTGGACAGAGCTGATAAAATCCTCTAA
- a CDS encoding PadR family transcriptional regulator, whose amino-acid sequence MYFPTSSALIEFLILAVLEQDDSYGYEISQTIKLIANIKESTLYPILKKLEGNSFLTTYSREFQGRMRKYYSLTNGGIEQLVTLKDEWALYTDTINGIIEGSIRHDKN is encoded by the coding sequence ATGTACTTTCCAACATCCTCTGCCTTGATTGAATTTCTCATCTTGGCCGTACTGGAGCAGGATGATTCTTATGGTTATGAGATTAGCCAAACCATTAAGCTGATCGCTAATATCAAAGAATCTACACTCTATCCTATCCTAAAAAAATTGGAAGGCAATAGCTTTCTGACAACCTATTCTAGAGAGTTCCAAGGTCGCATGCGCAAATACTACTCCTTGACAAATGGTGGTATAGAACAGCTCGTGACCCTAAAAGATGAATGGGCACTCTATACAGACACCATCAATGGCATCATAGAAGGGAGTATCCGCCATGACAAGAACTGA
- a CDS encoding DUF1700 domain-containing protein: protein MTRTEYLTQLELYLKKLPQADQIEAMDYFRELFDDAGVEGEKELIASLGTPKEAAHEVLSNLLDKKINEAPAQKNNRQILHIALLALLAAPIGIPLGIAILLALFAILVAASSVILAFFVVSILGIIGGFLFLVESFTVLAQAKSAFILIFGSGLLAIGASSLVLLGISYVARFFGLLIVRLVQFVLKKGKRGDQHA from the coding sequence ATGACAAGAACTGAATACCTGACTCAGCTAGAACTTTATCTCAAAAAACTACCTCAGGCTGACCAAATTGAAGCCATGGACTATTTCAGGGAACTCTTTGACGATGCTGGAGTCGAGGGAGAAAAAGAACTCATCGCTAGCTTGGGAACTCCTAAGGAAGCAGCCCACGAAGTCCTCTCCAATCTCCTCGATAAAAAAATCAATGAGGCACCCGCTCAAAAGAATAACCGACAAATTTTGCATATCGCCTTGTTAGCCCTACTTGCAGCACCCATCGGTATTCCTTTAGGAATCGCCATTCTCTTGGCTCTTTTCGCAATCCTTGTGGCCGCTTCGAGCGTCATCTTGGCTTTCTTTGTAGTTTCCATACTTGGTATCATCGGCGGATTCCTATTTTTAGTTGAAAGTTTCACTGTCCTAGCCCAAGCTAAATCAGCCTTTATCTTGATTTTCGGTTCTGGTTTACTAGCCATCGGTGCTTCTTCACTAGTCTTACTAGGTATCTCCTATGTAGCTCGTTTCTTCGGTCTACTCATTGTTCGCCTGGTACAATTTGTTCTCAAAAAAGGAAAGAGAGGTGACCAGCATGCGTAA
- a CDS encoding DUF4097 family beta strand repeat-containing protein — MRKLTKGFLIFGVVTTVIGFILLFVGIQSDGIKSLLAMSKEPVYDSRMEELTYGKEVENIEITLHQHALTITDSLDDQIHISYHPSISANQDLITNQNDKTLSLIDKKLSETPFLSSGIGGILHIASSYSSRFNEVILQVPKGRSLKGINISANRGQTSITNASLENATINTNNSYLLRIEGSRIKNSKLTTPNIINIFDTDLTDSQLESTKHHIHAENIQVHGKLELVAKTDLKLLLSEEEKQRINLDLSTKHGSILHFLREGRHSFNNKENKDERLSNPYKTEKADAKDQLMARAEQDIYLLKSEEHESSSRNH, encoded by the coding sequence ATGCGTAAATTGACAAAAGGATTTCTCATTTTTGGTGTGGTGACTACCGTTATCGGATTTATCCTGCTCTTTGTAGGTATCCAATCTGACGGAATCAAGAGCCTACTTGCCATGTCCAAGGAGCCGGTCTATGATAGTCGGATGGAAGAGCTAACCTATGGCAAGGAAGTCGAAAACATAGAAATTACTCTCCACCAACACGCGCTCACCATCACCGACTCTTTGGATGATCAAATCCATATTTCTTATCATCCATCTATTTCTGCTAACCAAGATCTTATCACAAATCAAAACGACAAAACTCTAAGCCTCATTGATAAGAAACTGTCTGAAACTCCATTTCTCTCTTCTGGAATTGGCGGGATTCTCCATATCGCAAGTAGCTACTCTAGTCGTTTTAATGAAGTTATTCTCCAAGTTCCAAAGGGAAGAAGTCTAAAAGGGATCAACATCTCAGCAAATCGCGGTCAAACCAGTATCACCAATGCCAGTCTTGAAAATGCGACCATCAATACCAATAATAGCTATCTCCTCCGAATTGAAGGAAGTCGTATCAAAAACAGTAAACTCACAACACCAAATATTATCAATATCTTTGATACAGACCTTACAGATAGTCAGCTAGAGTCAACAAAACATCACATCCACGCTGAAAACATCCAAGTACACGGTAAGCTGGAATTGGTAGCGAAAACAGACCTAAAACTGCTACTTTCTGAAGAAGAAAAACAAAGAATCAACTTAGATCTTTCAACAAAACATGGTTCTATTCTTCATTTTTTAAGAGAAGGAAGACATTCATTTAACAACAAAGAAAACAAAGATGAACGATTAAGCAATCCTTATAAAACAGAAAAAGCAGATGCAAAAGATCAACTCATGGCAAGAGCAGAACAGGATATCTATCTACTCAAATCAGAGGAACACGAGTCTTCTTCTAGAAATCATTGA
- a CDS encoding DUF6574 domain-containing protein: MKQEWFESNDFVKTTSKNKPDEQAQDVANKAEETITDLDTPIEENTQLEEEVSQAEVELESQQEEKIETPEDSEAKTEIEEKKALDSTEEEQDLSKETEKVTIAEESQEALPQQKTILKETLLISQSLESPYIPDQVPKSTDKWKEQALDFWSWLVEAIKSPTSNLETSSTHSYTAFLLLILFSASSFFFSIYHIKHAYYGHIANMHNHFPEQFASLNLFSIISILVATTLFFFSFLLGSFVVRRFIHQEKDWTLEKVVQQYSQLLAIPIFLTAIASFFAFFDSLRFTALLCVISIGIILLASLHIITRPSQASETDSFYQLFLSVLVNGVIILLFFVAEMALIGDYLRILAFL; the protein is encoded by the coding sequence ATGAAACAAGAATGGTTTGAAAGTAATGATTTTGTAAAAACAACAAGTAAGAACAAGCCTGATGAACAAGCCCAAGATGTTGCAAACAAGGCTGAAGAAACGATAACCGATCTCGATACGCCAATTGAAGAAAATACTCAGTTAGAGGAGGAAGTCTCTCAAGCTGAAGTCGAACTGGAGAGCCAACAAGAAGAGAAAATTGAAACTCCTGAAGACAGTGAAGCGAAAACAGAAATAGAAGAAAAGAAAGCATTAGATTCTACTGAAGAAGAGCAAGACCTTTCTAAAGAAACAGAAAAAGTCACTATAGCTGAAGAGAGTCAAGAAGCACTTCCTCAGCAAAAAACAATCTTGAAAGAGACACTTCTTATCAGTCAATCCTTAGAAAGTCCCTATATCCCCGACCAAGTTCCAAAATCTACGGATAAATGGAAAGAGCAAGCGCTTGATTTTTGGTCTTGGCTAGTGGAAGCAATCAAATCTCCTACGAGCAATCTTGAAACAAGTAGCACACACAGTTATACAGCCTTCCTCTTGCTCATTCTGTTTTCTGCATCTTCCTTTTTCTTTAGTATCTACCACATCAAACATGCTTACTATGGACATATAGCAAATATGCATAATCACTTCCCTGAACAATTTGCTTCATTAAATCTCTTTTCGATTATCTCTATCCTAGTAGCAACAACACTCTTCTTCTTTTCATTCCTCTTGGGTAGTTTCGTTGTGAGACGATTTATCCACCAGGAAAAAGACTGGACGCTAGAAAAGGTTGTCCAACAATATAGTCAACTCTTAGCAATTCCAATCTTCCTCACTGCCATTGCTAGTTTCTTTGCCTTCTTTGACAGCCTGCGATTTACAGCCCTCTTGTGTGTGATTAGCATTGGAATCATTCTGCTTGCTAGTCTCCATATCATTACAAGACCTAGTCAAGCAAGTGAAACCGACTCCTTCTATCAATTATTCTTATCTGTCCTTGTGAACGGAGTTATTATCCTCCTCTTCTTTGTAGCTGAAATGGCACTGATTGGAGATTATCTCCGTATCTTGGCCTTTCTTTAA
- a CDS encoding DUF4299 family protein, with translation MTKTFFIPNKQSILGEQEILTAKSILTLVDGLESHSYDAVYLRQPLNRLEYIECAIVGQSQFLFKVSYVDGQKAYRVDLPDLLTKTDWQIIKAFLDALLAYTGTEIEGLNSFDFEAYFQASIQAYLADTATRFTICQGIFNPVFFSHEDLKSFLEEDGLAQFEARVRAVQETDAYFARVSFYQDGEGQVHGIYHLAQGVKTVLPIEPFVPASYIEQLVDKEVQWEIDLVQITGDGSKPEDYEAIARLDYAKFLEVLPSVSYHQLDANQLEVQPILDKDFKILAQEE, from the coding sequence ATGACGAAAACATTTTTTATTCCAAATAAACAGAGCATTTTAGGAGAACAGGAAATTTTGACTGCCAAGTCTATCTTGACCTTGGTAGATGGTTTGGAGTCACATAGCTATGATGCAGTCTATCTCCGTCAGCCTCTTAACCGTCTTGAGTATATCGAGTGTGCGATAGTGGGGCAATCGCAATTTCTCTTTAAGGTCAGTTATGTTGATGGTCAAAAGGCTTACCGTGTCGATCTTCCTGACCTACTCACGAAGACAGACTGGCAGATTATCAAAGCATTTTTAGATGCCCTGCTTGCTTATACAGGAACTGAGATTGAAGGGCTCAATAGTTTTGACTTTGAAGCCTATTTCCAAGCAAGTATTCAAGCCTATCTGGCAGACACTGCAACTCGTTTTACGATTTGCCAAGGAATTTTTAATCCTGTTTTCTTTAGTCATGAAGATTTGAAAAGCTTTTTAGAGGAAGATGGTTTGGCTCAGTTTGAAGCGCGTGTACGTGCAGTTCAAGAGACAGATGCCTACTTTGCAAGAGTTTCCTTCTATCAGGATGGAGAAGGCCAAGTTCACGGTATTTACCATCTGGCTCAAGGAGTCAAGACTGTTTTACCGATAGAACCATTTGTACCTGCTTCCTATATTGAGCAATTGGTGGATAAGGAAGTTCAGTGGGAGATTGACTTGGTTCAAATCACAGGAGATGGCTCTAAACCAGAAGACTATGAAGCCATTGCCCGCTTGGACTATGCAAAATTCCTAGAGGTATTACCATCAGTATCTTACCACCAACTAGACGCCAATCAATTAGAAGTACAACCCATCTTAGACAAAGATTTTAAAATATTAGCACAAGAAGAGTAA
- a CDS encoding rhodanese-related sulfurtransferase, whose product MAKDIRVLLYYLYTPIENAEQFAADHLAFCKSIGLKGRILVADEGINGTVSGDYETTQKYMDYVHSLPGMEDLWFKIDEESEQAFKKMFVRYKKEIVHLGLEDNDFDNDINPLETTGAYLSPKEFKEALLDEDTVVLDTRNDYEYDLGHFRGAIRPDIRNFRELPQWVRDNKEKFMDKRVVVYCTGGVRCEKFSGWMVREGYKDVGQLHGGIATYGKDPEVQGELWDGKMYVFDERIAVDVNHVNPTIVGKDWFDGTPCERYVNCGNPFCNRRILTSEENEDKYLRGCSHECRVHPRNRYVSEHELTQAEVVERLAAIGESLDQAATV is encoded by the coding sequence ATGGCAAAAGATATTCGTGTCTTACTTTACTACCTTTACACTCCAATTGAAAATGCAGAGCAATTTGCTGCAGACCACTTGGCTTTCTGTAAATCAATCGGTCTTAAAGGCCGTATCCTAGTCGCTGACGAGGGAATTAACGGAACAGTTTCAGGGGATTATGAAACAACTCAAAAATACATGGACTACGTTCACAGCCTCCCAGGCATGGAAGATCTCTGGTTCAAGATTGACGAAGAAAGTGAACAAGCCTTCAAGAAGATGTTTGTTCGCTACAAGAAAGAGATTGTCCACCTTGGTTTGGAAGACAACGACTTTGACAATGACATCAACCCACTTGAAACAACAGGTGCTTACTTGTCTCCAAAAGAGTTCAAAGAAGCCCTTCTTGACGAAGATACCGTTGTCCTTGATACACGTAACGATTACGAGTACGACCTAGGACATTTCCGTGGGGCTATCCGTCCAGATATCCGCAACTTCCGTGAGTTGCCACAATGGGTTCGTGATAACAAGGAAAAATTCATGGACAAGCGTGTCGTGGTTTACTGTACAGGTGGCGTTCGCTGTGAGAAATTCTCAGGCTGGATGGTCCGTGAAGGCTACAAAGATGTCGGCCAATTGCACGGAGGAATTGCAACTTACGGTAAAGACCCAGAAGTTCAAGGTGAGCTTTGGGATGGAAAAATGTATGTCTTTGACGAGCGTATCGCCGTTGATGTCAACCATGTTAACCCAACTATCGTAGGGAAAGACTGGTTTGATGGAACACCATGTGAACGTTATGTCAACTGTGGAAATCCATTCTGTAACCGTCGTATCTTGACATCAGAAGAAAATGAAGACAAGTACCTTCGTGGATGCTCACACGAGTGCCGTGTTCACCCACGTAACCGCTATGTTTCAGAACATGAATTGACACAAGCTGAAGTTGTCGAGCGCCTAGCCGCTATCGGTGAAAGCTTGGATCAAGCAGCTACTGTATAA
- a CDS encoding bacteriocin immunity protein — protein sequence MTPLKWFAGGSERRCEAMTIINHLLEDIKDTPQLTPLKNQLVSYKRRLEDDGTSTPFILSQMNVDLARVLIDNKLSLSESQAEQIKKLRELSAIRYGY from the coding sequence ATGACACCATTAAAATGGTTTGCTGGAGGAAGCGAAAGACGTTGTGAAGCCATGACTATCATAAATCATCTATTGGAAGATATAAAGGATACGCCTCAACTGACTCCCTTGAAAAATCAGTTAGTGAGTTATAAAAGACGATTAGAGGACGATGGGACCTCTACTCCATTTATTCTGAGTCAAATGAACGTTGACCTTGCGCGCGTATTGATTGATAACAAGCTAAGTTTGTCAGAAAGTCAAGCTGAGCAGATCAAAAAATTGAGAGAACTATCTGCGATTCGCTATGGTTACTGA
- a CDS encoding CPBP family intramembrane glutamic endopeptidase, producing MKKYQLLFKISAVFSYLFFVFGLSQLTLIVQNYWQFSSQIGNFVWIQNLLSLLFSGVMIWILVKTGHGYLFRIPRKKWLWYSILTVLVVVLQISFNVQTAKHVQSTAEGWAVLIGYSGTNFAELGIYITLFFLTPLMEELIYRGLLQHAFFKHSRFGLDLLLPSILFALPHFSSLPSLLDIFVFATSGIIFASLTRYTKSIYPSYAVHVINNIFATLPFLLTFLQRVFG from the coding sequence ATGAAGAAGTATCAACTTCTATTCAAAATTAGTGCAGTTTTCTCTTACCTATTTTTCGTATTTGGTCTTTCTCAGCTGACGCTTATTGTTCAAAATTATTGGCAATTTTCTTCCCAGATTGGCAATTTCGTCTGGATTCAAAATCTCTTGAGTTTGCTATTTAGCGGAGTCATGATTTGGATTCTGGTTAAGACAGGCCATGGCTATCTCTTTCGCATTCCAAGAAAAAAATGGCTTTGGTATTCGATTTTGACAGTATTAGTGGTAGTGCTCCAGATCTCTTTTAACGTTCAGACAGCTAAACATGTTCAGTCAACTGCTGAAGGTTGGGCTGTATTGATCGGTTATAGTGGGACCAACTTTGCTGAGCTAGGTATCTATATAACTTTGTTTTTCCTGACTCCACTTATGGAAGAGCTAATCTATAGAGGATTACTGCAACACGCCTTTTTTAAGCATTCGAGATTTGGCCTTGATTTGCTTCTTCCGTCAATTTTATTTGCTCTTCCTCATTTTTCAAGCCTGCCTAGTTTGTTAGATATCTTCGTCTTTGCAACATCTGGCATCATCTTTGCTAGTTTGACCCGCTATACCAAGAGCATTTATCCATCCTATGCGGTGCATGTGATTAATAATATTTTCGCAACATTACCATTTTTGCTGACTTTTTTACAGAGGGTGTTTGGGTAA
- a CDS encoding ABC transporter substrate-binding protein → MKNWKKYAFASASVVALAAGLAACGNLSGNKKAADSASGEKTVIKMYQIGDKPDNLDELLENANKIIGEKVGAKLDIQYLGWGDYDKKMSVITSSGENYDIAFASNYVVNAQKGAYADLTDLYKKEGAELYKALDPAYIKGNSINGKIYAVPVAANVASSQNFAFNGTLLAKYGIDISGVTSYETLEPVLKQIKEKAPDVVPFAVTKNFIPSDNFDYPVPNGLPFVIDLEGDTTKIVNRYEVPRFKEHLKTLHKFYEAGYIPKDVATSDTSFDLQQDTWFVREETVGPADYGNSLLSRVANKDIQIKPITNFIKKNQTTQVANFVISNNSKNKEKSMEVLNLLNTNPELLNGLVYGPEGKNWEKIAGKENRVKVLDGYKGNTHMGGWNTGNNWILYINENVTDQQIEDSKKQLAEAKESPALGFIFNTDNVKSEISAISNTMQQFDTAINTGTVDPDKAIPELMEKLKSEGAYDKVLNEMQKQYDEFLKNKKS, encoded by the coding sequence ATGAAAAACTGGAAAAAATATGCTTTTGCATCTGCTAGCGTAGTCGCTTTGGCTGCTGGTCTTGCTGCTTGTGGAAACCTTTCAGGTAACAAAAAAGCTGCTGACTCAGCTTCAGGTGAAAAAACTGTTATCAAAATGTACCAAATCGGTGACAAACCAGATAACTTGGATGAATTGCTAGAAAATGCCAACAAAATCATCGGTGAAAAAGTTGGTGCTAAATTGGATATCCAATATCTTGGATGGGGTGACTATGATAAGAAAATGTCAGTTATCACATCATCTGGTGAAAACTACGATATCGCCTTTGCATCTAACTATGTTGTAAATGCTCAAAAAGGTGCCTATGCTGACTTGACTGACTTGTATAAGAAAGAAGGGGCAGAGCTTTATAAAGCACTTGACCCAGCTTACATCAAAGGTAACAGCATTAACGGTAAAATTTACGCAGTTCCAGTTGCAGCCAACGTTGCATCATCTCAAAACTTCGCCTTCAACGGAACTCTTCTTGCTAAATACGGTATCGATATTTCAGGTGTCACTTCATATGAAACACTTGAACCAGTCTTGAAACAAATCAAAGAAAAAGCTCCAGATGTAGTGCCATTTGCGGTTACTAAGAACTTCATCCCGTCTGATAACTTTGACTACCCAGTTCCAAATGGACTTCCATTCGTTATCGACCTTGAAGGGGACACTACTAAGATCGTAAACCGTTACGAAGTGCCTCGTTTCAAAGAACACTTGAAGACTCTTCACAAATTCTATGAAGCTGGATACATTCCAAAAGACGTAGCAACAAGCGATACTTCATTTGACCTTCAACAAGATACTTGGTTCGTTCGTGAAGAAACAGTAGGACCAGCTGACTATGGTAACAGCTTGCTTTCACGTGTTGCGAATAAAGATATCCAAATCAAACCAATCACTAACTTCATTAAGAAAAACCAAACAACACAAGTTGCTAACTTTGTAATCTCAAACAACTCTAAGAACAAAGAAAAATCAATGGAAGTGTTGAACCTCTTGAATACTAACCCAGAACTCTTGAACGGTCTTGTTTATGGCCCAGAAGGCAAGAACTGGGAAAAAATTGCAGGTAAAGAAAACCGTGTTAAAGTCCTTGATGGCTATAAAGGAAACACTCACATGGGTGGATGGAATACAGGTAACAACTGGATCCTTTACATCAACGAAAACGTTACAGACCAACAAATCGAAGATTCTAAGAAACAATTGGCAGAAGCTAAAGAATCTCCAGCACTTGGATTCATCTTTAACACTGACAATGTGAAATCTGAAATCTCAGCAATCTCTAACACAATGCAACAATTCGATACAGCTATCAACACTGGTACTGTAGACCCAGACAAAGCTATTCCAGAATTGATGGAAAAATTGAAATCTGAAGGTGCCTACGATAAAGTATTGAACGAAATGCAAAAACAATACGATGAATTCTTAAAAAACAAAAAATCATAA
- a CDS encoding carbohydrate ABC transporter permease, with amino-acid sequence MDNVGIHSFSKKADIFFSTISGLVALSCILPFVFVIVISVTDEKSILQNGYSFFPSQFGLDGFEFLAQFKDKILQALFISVFVTVVGTITNVFITTTYAYAISRTTFKYRRFFTIFALLSMLFNAGLVPGYIVVTRLLQLGDTVWALIVPMLLSPFNIILMRSFFKKTIPEAILESARIDGASEARIFFQICLPLSLPGIATITLLTALGFWNDWFNALLYIKSDNLYPLQYLLMQIQQNMDYIAKAVGLSGQLGVALPKETGRMAMVVVATLPIAILYPFFQRYFVKGLTIGGVKE; translated from the coding sequence ATTGATAATGTCGGCATTCACTCCTTCAGTAAGAAAGCAGATATCTTCTTCAGTACCATTTCTGGTTTGGTTGCCCTCTCTTGTATCCTACCCTTTGTATTCGTTATCGTTATTTCGGTGACAGATGAAAAGAGTATCCTCCAAAATGGATATAGCTTCTTCCCATCCCAATTTGGATTAGACGGTTTTGAGTTTTTGGCACAGTTTAAGGATAAAATTCTCCAAGCCCTCTTCATCTCAGTCTTTGTAACAGTGGTGGGGACTATCACAAACGTTTTTATCACAACAACTTATGCCTACGCTATTTCACGGACAACCTTTAAGTATCGCAGATTCTTTACGATCTTTGCCCTTCTTAGTATGTTGTTTAACGCGGGTTTGGTACCGGGCTATATCGTGGTAACTCGTTTACTTCAACTTGGTGATACAGTTTGGGCCTTGATTGTTCCAATGCTTCTCTCACCATTTAACATCATCCTGATGCGTTCCTTCTTCAAGAAGACCATTCCAGAAGCTATTCTAGAATCCGCTCGTATCGATGGTGCTAGTGAGGCCCGGATCTTCTTCCAAATCTGTTTGCCATTGTCACTACCAGGTATCGCAACCATCACGCTCTTAACAGCTCTTGGTTTCTGGAATGACTGGTTCAACGCCCTTCTTTATATCAAGAGTGACAACTTGTATCCATTGCAATATTTGCTCATGCAAATCCAGCAAAATATGGACTACATCGCCAAAGCAGTCGGCCTATCTGGTCAACTGGGAGTTGCTCTTCCAAAAGAAACAGGTCGTATGGCCATGGTTGTGGTCGCAACCCTTCCAATCGCGATTCTGTATCCATTCTTCCAACGCTACTTTGTAAAAGGTTTGACTATCGGTGGTGTGAAAGAATAG
- a CDS encoding ABC transporter permease — MNKFSKTLRDNWIFLLMVLPGALWLILFFYIPVFGNVVAFKDYHMTSNGFIDSIVNSKWVGLDNFRFLFSSKDAFIITRNTVLYNLGFIFIGLIVSVGIAIILSELRSKRMVKIFQTSMLFPYFLSWVIISFFTDAFLNIDKGVFNHFLESIGMKEINFYADLGIWPYLLLFLGIWKGFGYSSVMYYATIMGIDPTYYEAATVDGASKWQRIRNVTIPQLTPLVTVLTILAVGNIFRADFGLFYQIPHNAGQLYNVTNVLDVYVYNGLTQTADIGMASAAGLYQSVVGLILVILSNLLARRVDPNSALF, encoded by the coding sequence ATGAATAAGTTTTCAAAAACCTTGAGAGACAACTGGATCTTTCTCTTAATGGTTTTGCCAGGGGCACTCTGGTTGATTCTATTCTTCTACATTCCAGTATTTGGGAACGTGGTTGCCTTTAAAGACTACCACATGACCAGTAATGGATTTATAGATAGTATCGTGAATAGTAAATGGGTCGGACTCGATAATTTCAGATTCTTGTTTAGTTCAAAAGACGCCTTTATTATCACACGAAATACTGTCCTCTACAATCTAGGCTTTATCTTTATCGGTTTGATTGTATCAGTAGGGATTGCTATCATCCTCAGTGAACTCCGTTCTAAGAGAATGGTTAAGATTTTCCAAACTTCCATGTTGTTCCCTTACTTCTTGTCTTGGGTTATCATCAGTTTCTTTACAGATGCCTTCCTAAACATTGACAAAGGGGTCTTCAACCATTTCCTAGAGTCTATCGGAATGAAGGAAATCAACTTCTACGCTGACTTGGGTATCTGGCCTTATCTCCTACTTTTCCTTGGTATTTGGAAAGGCTTTGGATATAGCAGTGTCATGTACTATGCGACAATCATGGGAATTGATCCAACCTACTACGAAGCAGCAACAGTGGATGGGGCTAGCAAATGGCAACGAATTCGCAATGTAACTATTCCGCAGTTGACACCATTGGTAACTGTATTGACCATCCTTGCAGTCGGAAACATCTTCCGTGCAGACTTTGGTCTCTTCTACCAAATCCCCCACAATGCTGGTCAGCTTTATAATGTAACCAACGTCTTGGACGTATATGTTTATAACGGTTTGACTCAGACAGCGGATATCGGGATGGCTTCAGCGGCAGGTCTCTACCAATCAGTTGTCGGCTTGATTCTGGTTATCCTATCAAACTTACTTGCAAGACGAGTTGATCCAAACTCAGCCTTGTTCTAG